One stretch of Syntrophales bacterium DNA includes these proteins:
- the rpsR gene encoding 30S ribosomal protein S18 — translation MTNDRGNKKKPYTKGKKFFHRRKVCRFCSNSNMKMDYKDPGTLRIFLTERGKIVPRRISGNCAKHQRELTSEIRKARTIALLPFVTTEG, via the coding sequence ATGACAAATGATAGGGGAAATAAAAAAAAACCATATACAAAAGGGAAAAAATTCTTTCACAGAAGAAAGGTTTGCAGATTTTGCAGTAATTCAAACATGAAAATGGATTACAAAGATCCAGGTACACTAAGAATTTTTCTCACCGAGAGAGGCAAGATTGTACCCAGAAGAATTTCAGGAAATTGCGCTAAACATCAAAGGGAACTAACCTCAGAAATCAGAAAAGCCAGAACAATAGCCCTTTTACCTTTTGTGACTACCGAAGGTTGA